A stretch of bacterium DNA encodes these proteins:
- the purS gene encoding phosphoribosylformylglycinamidine synthase subunit PurS, with protein MPRVKIFITLKPTLLDSQGRTLQHALNSLGYEDVEQVRVGKYLEVEIAGNDDPCQKVKEMCDKLLANPVIENYRFEVEA; from the coding sequence ATGCCCCGCGTTAAAATATTTATTACTCTCAAACCAACTTTGCTCGACTCACAAGGAAGAACGCTTCAACACGCGCTCAACTCTCTTGGCTATGAGGATGTCGAACAAGTACGAGTCGGAAAGTATCTTGAAGTTGAGATAGCCGGCAATGACGACCCGTGCCAAAAAGTAAAAGAAATGTGCGACAAGCTGCTGGCGAACCCGGTGATTGAGAACTATCGCTTCGAGGTGGAAGCATGA
- a CDS encoding metallopeptidase TldD-related protein — protein sequence MSRLREMLSDELLRKALREGLAHGGEFAEVYAQDSVQTSLSLKEGTIRSAESRSTLGAGVRVIVGEQTGYAYTDILTEESLLEAARTAGRIAVNGNSSEPAVLKIISHPTRYQPINSALGETSLKAKLLMRADATARKADPRVIEVQGSYTDDFKNILIANSEGLLVEDEQPMVRMTVAAVAREGEKVHDGTYGAGGRTGLTLFERETPEMLAEEAARQAIVQLTAKDAPAGLMPVVIANGWGGVLLHEAIGHGLEADFNRKGSSLYSGRIGEMVANKLCTVLDDATIEGQRGSLNIDDEGTLGQKTVLIDQGRLVAYMNDRLNGKLMEMPLTGNGRRQSYQSVPVPRMTSTYLAAGDSDPEEIMRSVKKGLYAKFLGGGQVDITNGNFVFAVTEGYMIEDGKIGTPVRGATLIGNGPDILTKVSMVGTDMALDRGLGSCGKEGQWAPCNVGMPTVLVSEITVGGTAIG from the coding sequence ATGAGCCGGTTGAGAGAGATGCTTTCTGATGAATTGCTGAGAAAAGCTCTACGTGAGGGACTTGCACATGGTGGTGAGTTTGCTGAAGTTTATGCCCAGGATTCAGTGCAGACGAGCCTTTCTTTGAAAGAGGGCACGATTCGTTCTGCCGAATCACGCTCGACTTTAGGGGCTGGTGTGAGGGTCATTGTCGGCGAGCAGACTGGTTATGCCTATACGGATATTCTGACAGAAGAAAGCCTATTGGAAGCCGCTCGAACCGCAGGGCGCATTGCAGTAAATGGCAACTCCTCCGAACCTGCCGTATTGAAGATTATTTCTCATCCAACTCGCTATCAACCAATCAATAGCGCCCTTGGAGAGACCTCGCTCAAGGCTAAACTCTTAATGCGCGCCGATGCCACCGCACGTAAGGCTGATCCGCGTGTTATTGAAGTGCAGGGAAGCTATACCGATGATTTCAAGAATATATTAATCGCCAATTCAGAAGGTCTGTTGGTCGAAGATGAGCAACCGATGGTTAGAATGACGGTTGCGGCTGTTGCGCGTGAAGGCGAAAAGGTACATGACGGCACATACGGGGCAGGGGGGCGCACCGGTTTGACCCTCTTCGAACGAGAAACTCCTGAAATGTTGGCGGAAGAAGCTGCGCGACAGGCAATAGTCCAGCTTACAGCCAAGGATGCTCCTGCAGGTCTAATGCCTGTTGTGATAGCTAACGGTTGGGGCGGAGTGCTTCTTCATGAAGCAATCGGTCACGGCCTTGAAGCGGATTTCAACCGTAAAGGTTCATCCCTTTATAGTGGTCGTATTGGTGAGATGGTAGCCAATAAGCTTTGCACCGTCTTAGATGATGCAACGATAGAAGGCCAGCGAGGGTCACTCAATATCGATGATGAAGGAACGCTCGGCCAAAAGACCGTGCTTATCGACCAGGGCCGCTTGGTTGCCTATATGAATGATAGGTTAAACGGCAAACTCATGGAGATGCCTTTGACAGGTAACGGACGGAGGCAGAGTTATCAGTCTGTGCCTGTACCGCGAATGACCAGCACCTATTTAGCGGCGGGAGATAGCGATCCGGAAGAGATTATGCGCTCTGTAAAGAAAGGGCTTTATGCGAAGTTCCTTGGCGGTGGGCAAGTCGATATAACAAACGGCAATTTTGTTTTCGCTGTCACCGAAGGTTATATGATTGAAGACGGCAAAATCGGAACGCCTGTCCGAGGCGCTACTCTCATCGGCAATGGGCCTGATATTTTGACGAAAGTGAGCATGGTTGGAACAGATATGGCCCTTGATCGAGGTTTGGGCTCATGCGGTAAAGAAG
- the purQ gene encoding phosphoribosylformylglycinamidine synthase subunit PurQ: MSRFGVVIFPGSNCDLDAYHALKDTLGVDTEYIWHQESNLSGFDGIVLPGGFSYGDYLRCGAIARFSPVMKAVTEFAASGGLVIGICNGFQILCEAGLLPGALVRNEGLKFVCKQVHIRVENAETPFTSLCKKGQVLQIPIAHGEGRYVCDESTLAELKASNRIMFRYSSPEGEQSPEWNPNGAMDDIAGVANERFNVLGMMPHPERASDLLLGSADGRLILDSFVRCLSPAH; this comes from the coding sequence ATGAGTCGCTTTGGGGTTGTGATTTTCCCCGGCTCAAATTGTGACTTGGACGCTTATCATGCGCTCAAAGACACCCTTGGCGTCGATACCGAATATATCTGGCACCAGGAAAGCAACCTTTCTGGATTTGACGGGATAGTTCTTCCCGGCGGATTTTCTTATGGCGATTATCTTCGATGTGGAGCGATTGCGCGCTTTTCACCGGTAATGAAAGCTGTCACTGAGTTCGCTGCGAGTGGTGGGCTGGTAATCGGCATTTGCAACGGATTTCAAATCCTCTGCGAGGCCGGTTTGCTCCCGGGCGCTTTGGTTCGCAACGAAGGCTTGAAATTCGTCTGCAAACAAGTCCATATCCGCGTTGAAAACGCCGAAACACCATTCACTTCGCTATGCAAAAAAGGGCAAGTATTGCAGATACCGATTGCCCATGGTGAAGGACGTTATGTGTGTGATGAGTCAACGCTCGCTGAGCTAAAGGCATCTAATCGCATCATGTTCCGTTACTCCTCTCCCGAAGGTGAACAATCACCCGAATGGAACCCGAACGGAGCGATGGATGATATCGCAGGCGTTGCCAATGAGCGTTTCAATGTGTTAGGAATGATGCCTCACCCTGAACGCGCAAGCGACCTGCTTTTAGGTTCCGCTGATGGCCGTTTAATTCTCGATTCATTCGTTCGTTGCCTTAGTCCTGCTCATTAG